In the genome of Dehalococcoidales bacterium, one region contains:
- a CDS encoding GNAT family N-acetyltransferase, with translation MIESAQCVSNERVFSYLCDCPRRTVSVIEEISVRFATPADLTFVQQDRYIPADVVKRKIEWQEVIVAERDGDRIGYARLEYLWSLVPYIALIHVLPEHRRQGAGKAMLRFIEEYVRERGSATLYSSSQVNEPEPQAWHRHVGFEECGIIAGINTGGAGEVFFRKRL, from the coding sequence GTGATAGAATCTGCCCAGTGTGTATCAAACGAGCGGGTCTTCAGCTACCTGTGTGATTGCCCGCGGAGAACGGTATCCGTGATAGAAGAGATAAGTGTGCGTTTCGCGACTCCCGCGGACCTGACCTTCGTACAGCAGGACCGGTATATTCCCGCTGACGTTGTGAAGCGCAAGATTGAGTGGCAAGAGGTCATCGTGGCTGAGAGGGATGGCGACAGGATTGGATATGCACGACTTGAATATCTCTGGTCTCTGGTTCCCTATATCGCCCTGATTCACGTGCTGCCGGAACACCGTCGTCAGGGTGCCGGTAAAGCGATGCTCCGCTTCATCGAAGAGTACGTACGTGAGCGGGGTAGCGCTACGCTGTACAGTTCATCGCAGGTTAACGAACCCGAACCACAGGCGTGGCATCGTCATGTGGGGTTCGAAGAATGTGGCATCATCGCCGGCATCAATACTGGCGGCGCGGGCGAAGTCTTCTTCCGTAAGCGGCTTTGA